A section of the Paenibacillus yonginensis genome encodes:
- a CDS encoding MarR family transcriptional regulator translates to MEFPNDFKGHLYEQYIKMLHLNELYTEHEVELFRQQAKEHQIDMLSNNITSVHVIDCIGDYEPINHTGIVKKMDLSKASITNICSKLLETDFIRRSQLNNNRKEIYFSLTDKGRRVYHLHKKLHQEKEEGFYQFIESYSETELQTIGKFMSDLLARAEQLYGREVREYDDLKD, encoded by the coding sequence TTGGAGTTTCCAAATGATTTTAAAGGTCATCTTTACGAGCAGTATATAAAAATGCTGCATCTGAACGAGTTGTATACGGAACATGAAGTTGAACTGTTTCGGCAACAAGCCAAAGAGCACCAGATCGACATGCTTTCTAACAATATTACAAGTGTACACGTGATCGATTGCATCGGTGATTATGAACCTATAAACCATACCGGAATTGTGAAGAAAATGGATTTGTCCAAAGCAAGCATTACTAATATTTGTTCAAAGCTGCTGGAAACGGACTTTATTAGGAGAAGTCAACTGAACAACAATCGGAAGGAGATTTATTTTAGCTTAACGGATAAGGGGAGACGTGTTTATCATTTGCATAAAAAACTGCATCAAGAGAAAGAAGAGGGCTTCTACCAATTTATCGAATCCTATTCTGAGACGGAGTTACAAACGATCGGAAAATTTATGAGTGATTTGCTGGCGCGCGCCGAACAACTCTACGGAAGGGAAGTTAGGGAGTATGACGACCTTAAAGATTGA
- the sufC gene encoding Fe-S cluster assembly ATPase SufC, protein MTTLKIEDLRSKIEGKEILKGLTLEIHGGEIHAIMGPNGTGKSTLASALMGHPKYEVTDGKVTLDNEDLLEMEVDKRARAGLFLAMQYPSEIAGVTNSDFLRSAINARREEGDEISLIRFIREMESKMKGLEMNPEFAHRYLNEGFSGGEKKRNEILQMMLLEPKFVILDEVDSGLDIDALRIVANGVNEMRSPDRGFLIITHYQRLLNYITPDFVHVMMQGRIVKSGGPELAHRLEAEGYDWVKEELGITDETVGEEV, encoded by the coding sequence ATGACGACCTTAAAGATTGAGGATTTGAGATCCAAGATTGAAGGGAAAGAGATTTTAAAAGGACTCACACTGGAGATTCATGGCGGCGAGATTCATGCGATTATGGGGCCTAATGGGACGGGAAAAAGCACATTGGCTTCGGCCTTAATGGGCCATCCCAAATACGAAGTTACGGATGGTAAGGTGACATTGGACAATGAAGATCTTCTGGAGATGGAGGTGGATAAGCGTGCCCGGGCGGGCTTGTTTCTCGCGATGCAATATCCTAGTGAAATTGCCGGCGTAACGAACTCGGACTTTCTCAGAAGCGCCATCAATGCACGGCGTGAAGAAGGCGATGAGATCTCCCTAATCCGTTTTATCCGTGAAATGGAGAGCAAAATGAAAGGGCTGGAGATGAATCCGGAATTCGCGCATCGTTATTTGAATGAGGGATTCTCCGGCGGCGAAAAAAAGCGGAATGAAATTTTGCAAATGATGCTGCTTGAACCCAAGTTTGTGATTCTGGACGAAGTGGATTCCGGGCTTGATATTGATGCCCTGCGTATTGTGGCGAATGGTGTTAATGAAATGCGCAGCCCGGATCGAGGTTTTTTAATCATCACCCACTATCAACGCCTGTTGAATTATATCACCCCGGATTTTGTGCATGTCATGATGCAAGGCCGGATTGTCAAATCCGGCGGCCCGGAGCTTGCCCATCGTCTGGAGGCTGAAGGGTACGATTGGGTCAAAGAGGAGCTAGGGATTACGGATGAGACGGTAGGCGAAGAAGTTTAA
- the sufD gene encoding Fe-S cluster assembly protein SufD — protein sequence MGTQAINLINANALRAWSGAIGEPHWLLERRIQALKLAGTLELPKVEKTKLEKWDIHETGDYKAEKPWSSLEEAPEVVRGLAASPVKGGLIVQANSDVVYTELAESLAARGVILMDLHTAAKEHEELVQRYLYQAVKPEEHRLSAAHSALWSGGVFLYVPDGVEVEAPIQAIFLNDTSGVRFAPHVLIVAGSNSKVTYVDHCLSSGDDVKALHNGVVEVFAGAGSKVQVASVHQLAAATTDFTERRAVVLADGAVEWIIGEMNKGNTASDTQTLLQGNGSVSDTKVIAIGTGLQKSCYTTQAQHFGRSSASQMITRAVMLEEATAIINGITKIEKVATHCDGQQTERVLMLSPKARGDANPILLIDEDDVTAGHAASVGQVNAEQIYYLMSRGISRSEAEYLVIFGFLAPVISEIPLEAVRGRLQALVESKLGRY from the coding sequence GTGGGGACACAAGCCATCAATCTAATAAACGCGAACGCTTTACGCGCTTGGTCAGGTGCTATAGGTGAGCCTCATTGGCTGCTGGAACGCCGGATTCAGGCACTCAAGCTGGCAGGGACGCTGGAACTGCCAAAAGTGGAGAAAACGAAACTGGAGAAATGGGATATCCACGAAACCGGAGATTACAAAGCGGAGAAGCCCTGGTCAAGTTTGGAAGAGGCGCCGGAGGTTGTTCGGGGTTTGGCTGCTTCTCCAGTGAAAGGCGGACTGATCGTTCAGGCCAATTCGGATGTAGTGTATACGGAATTGGCCGAGAGCTTAGCCGCCCGGGGAGTTATTTTAATGGACCTGCATACTGCGGCAAAAGAGCATGAGGAATTGGTTCAACGTTATCTCTATCAGGCCGTGAAGCCGGAAGAGCATCGTTTATCTGCTGCACACAGCGCCTTATGGAGTGGCGGCGTTTTCCTATATGTCCCGGACGGTGTCGAGGTTGAAGCGCCGATTCAGGCGATCTTTCTTAACGATACCAGCGGGGTGCGTTTCGCTCCTCACGTCTTAATTGTGGCGGGGAGCAACAGCAAGGTCACTTATGTGGATCATTGTTTGTCGAGCGGGGATGATGTCAAGGCATTGCATAACGGTGTGGTTGAGGTCTTTGCGGGAGCGGGTTCTAAGGTGCAAGTCGCTTCGGTTCATCAGCTTGCTGCAGCAACAACGGATTTCACCGAGCGGCGGGCGGTTGTTCTTGCCGATGGCGCGGTGGAATGGATTATCGGCGAAATGAACAAGGGGAATACCGCCAGCGATACCCAGACCTTGCTTCAAGGCAATGGGTCGGTATCCGACACGAAGGTGATTGCGATTGGCACGGGCCTTCAAAAATCGTGTTACACCACGCAAGCCCAGCATTTTGGCAGAAGCTCGGCGAGCCAGATGATTACGCGTGCTGTCATGCTTGAGGAAGCTACCGCCATTATCAACGGAATTACAAAGATTGAAAAAGTCGCAACCCATTGCGATGGTCAGCAAACCGAACGCGTGCTGATGTTAAGTCCTAAAGCGCGCGGCGATGCCAATCCGATCCTGCTGATTGATGAGGATGATGTAACCGCCGGCCATGCTGCATCCGTGGGGCAGGTAAATGCGGAACAAATCTATTATCTGATGTCGCGCGGGATATCACGGAGCGAAGCTGAATATCTAGTTATTTTCGGATTCCTCGCTCCGGTCATTTCGGAAATCCCGCTGGAGGCAGTTCGTGGTCGTCTGCAAGCTTTGGTGGAGAGCAAGCTCGGCAGATACTAG